The sequence below is a genomic window from Desulfovibrionales bacterium.
CTTCCAATACCGCTTCCAGGCGGAAGGTGTTTATCCTGACCAGGCGCAGCTCTTTTTTGCCGAAGATCGTTCCGGAGAGGGCGTTTTCTTCCTGCGGTGTTTTGACGCGCAGGGTGATAAGATTGGTAAAGTCTTCGGTTGTGGTGCTCTTTAACTCTGTGACCTTTACGCCCCGTTCCTTGGCAATAATAGGCGCATTAACGAAATTGACGTCGTGCTTCAAGATAGGAGCGAACAGGCCCTTCAACATTGCTATAGTTATCGGCCGGGTATCCATATTGGCGACGTCGCCGACATATTCGATAGTCACTTCCTGGATGCCGCCCTTGGCTATCTGCATCTGGAAACTGCCCATCTTCTCGACCAGGGTCAGGTAAGGCTGAATGCTGGCCAGTACATCGGAACTTACAGAAGGAAAATTGACCGCATTGGAGATATTACCGTTTTTGAGAAAATCAACCAGTTGGTTGGCTATGGCTACGGCCACATTTTCCTGGGCCTCTTCGGTAGCGGCGCCAAGGTGCGGCGTGCATATAAATTTATCCATAGTAAATAAAGGGTAGGACTCCGGAGGTGGTTCCTGGGCAAAGACATCCAGGGCCGCACCGGCTACCTTGCCGCTCTGTATGGCTTCATAAAGGGACCCTTCGTCCACGATACCCCCGCGCGAACAGTTAATCAACATGACCCCATCTTTCATTTTGGCGAATGATTCTCTATTGATCAATTCTTTCGTATCCTTAGTCAGGGGGACATGGATGGAGATATAGTCGGAACGGGTATAAAGGTCGTCCAGAGACACCAGCCCTACCCCCAACTTCTCGGCAGTTTCCGGCCTGATGTATGGATCATAGGCTATGACGTGCATTTTCAGGCCGCGGGCGCGGTCGGCGACGATACTGCCGATCCGTCCGATACCGATGATGCCCAAGGTCTTATTGAACACTTCCCGTCCGGTAAATTTTTTCTTTTCCCATTTGCCGGCCTTCATGGAAGCAGTAGCCTGGGGAATGTTCCGGGAGAGGGTCAGAAGCATGGCTATGGTGTGCTCGGCAGTGGTAACCACGTTACCGCCCGGCGTATTCATTACAATAATGCCCTTTTTGCTGGCCGCCGGTATATCCACATTGTCCAGTCCGATGCCCGCCCGGCCAATGACCTTGAGTTTCCCGGCGGCCCCGATAATGTCCGGGGTCACTTTAGTGGCGCTCCGGATGACCAGACCATCACAGTCTTTTATCTCTTTCTTGAGTTCTTCCGGCTTGAGTCCGGTCTTGAAGACCACCTTAAGGCCGGACTGTTTCAGTATCTCGATGCCTTTAGGAGATAGATTATCGCTGACCAGTACTTTCATTATCGGCTCCTTGCGGTTTAATTGGTTAAGCTATATCCCGGTGCTGGAAGAGATATTCTTCTGCGGCCCTGACCCCGCTGCCCAATTCCATAGGGTAACCAAGTTCTTTTAAGACTATCTCCACAGCCGATAGTACGAGTATGAGTTCGAACCTGTCGGTATATCCCATGTGAGAGATGCGGAAAATCTTGCCTTTGGCCTCACTCTGGCCTCCGGCAATGGTTATACCGTACTTCTCACGCAGCAATTTGACGACCTGTTGCCCGTCCACGCCTTGCGGCGCCCGAACTACCGTGACGGCCTCCGAGGGAACTGCCGTATAAAGTTCCAGCCCCATGGCGATTATGGCCTTACGCGCCGCTTCGGCCAGCAGGCGATGATGGGCGAATAATTTTTCCAGACCCTCTTCTTTTATGCTAATCAGTACTTCTCTTAGACCTGCGATCAGGGAAACCGCCGGGGTATAAGCAGTCTGGTCTTTTTTGAGGGATTTCCTTTCCTTAAGGAAATTGAAATAATATTTAGGCAGATTCGATTTTTCGACCCGTTGCCAGGCCTTGGGGCTGACGCTGGCGAAGGCCAGACCCGGAGGTAAGCAAAATGCCTTCTGGGAACCGGCCACAACGATGTCCAAACCCCAGTCATCGACCGCGATGTCAAAGACGCCCAGGGCGGAGATGGCATCTACGACCAGTATGGTGTCAGGATAGGCCCTGACGACCTCGCCTACTTCCTTTATGGGGTGCTTTACACCGGTGGATGTCTCATGGGCCTGAATGAATACGGCCTTGATGCTTCTATCCGCTTCCAGGGCGGAACGGATAAGGGCAGGATCTACCGCCTCACCCCACGTTACGTCTATATTTATAGCCGTAACGCCGTAGGCCTCACAGATTTCCGTCCAGCGCTCTCCGAATTTACCGCCCCGGACGACCAGGGCCTTGTCGCCTTTGGATAACGTGTTGGTTACGGTCCCTTCCATGGCCCCGGTGCCGGAAGAGGCAAAGATAAGGACGTCGTTTTTTGTCTGGAAGAGATACTTGAGCCCTTCTTCGACCTCACGCAGTATAGCGGCAAACTGCGGCGCCCGGTGATGAATAATGGGTTGGGCCATGGCGAGCAAGGTGCTCGGGGCTATGGACACCGGCCCGGGGGCGAATAGATATTTTTTTTGCATCAGTCTATAGTTCCTTTATTGATTGATTGTTTGGTTTTTATTTAAACTTTCAATTATGTTTTGCCTTAATGCCTTAAGGTCAATATAACTTCACGCGCGTTGACTTTGAGGAGTCCTATATCCAGACTGTAATATCTTTTACAAAACGTGAATATATGCTACTATTCCCGGACGTTGTCAAGAGTAAACCGGCCTTATAAAGACCGCATGAGGAGATTTTTTATCCGTCAAGGCATGATGATTTCGTAAGAAGTCAAGTTTACCGCAGAGGCCGCCAAGAACGCTGAGATAACATATTAAATAGTTTAAGGTTTTCTCTCTGGGCTCTGCGTACTCAGCGGTGAAAAAGCTTTTTACTATGCCGTCAAAGCATGGGAGATAATATGCCCCATCTCGCCTTTTATTTTGATTGCCTTCTTAATCCGCTCTTTTTCGTTGCGAAGGAAGATTTTGCCAACTTGGGGGCGGTAAAGGAATTAGGCGCCACGATAACCGGGGCGGTCGATCAGCTTTTATCTCAGGACATACCTGAAGAAGCGAAGGTCAGGTTGCTGGATATAAAGGGGCTATTCCAGGACTATGAAGGAAAGGCCTTGCCGGATAGGCGGGAAAGGGTAGCAAAGGCCCTGAGGGACTTATCCGGCTTGGCCGCAGAGGTCCTCTTAAGCAGATACCGGCAAGACAGAAAGATATTGGCACAGGATGTCCAGTTCCTGAAGGGAGTGGGTAAAAGCCGGTCCGGCAGGTTGGCCCGGAAGGGCATCAAGACCCTGGAAGATATCCTTTTGTTTATACCGCGTGCCTATGATGACAGAAGAGTGGTTACACAGATCGCCGACCTTAAGACGGGACAAAGGGCGGTAGTAGTAGGTGAGATTGTCTTATCCGGTACTGTTCGCTACCGGGTCAGCCGCAAGGCGGTATTTGAGATGATCGTTCGGGACCGGACCGGCCAGATTTCCGCCAAGTGGTTTAACTTCTCCCGTGTATATATGGAGCGGGTATATAAAAGAGGACTGAAGGTGATCCTTTCCGGCGAGGCGCACTCCTTCCGTCAGCAAAGGGAATTTATCCATCCGGACATAGAAATCCTGGATAGCGAGGAAGGTAAAGATACCAGTTTCGGCCGGATTATACCCGTTTATTCAGAGACAGAGGGGATATCGCAGAAGCAGATGCGCCGCATCCTAGATGGCGCTGTTACTGCGTATGCTTATGCCACGGAAAGTTTTATACCCGCGGATATATTGCGGCGAAGAAAGCTCGTCTCGCTCCCCCGGGCCCTTTCTGTCCTCCATTTCCCGGGTGATGATACCGGCCTGAAGGCCCTCATAGAAGGTAAGAATACTTATCACCACAGCCTGATCTTTGACGAGTTTTTTTTCCTGGAACTGGGCCTGGCCCTCCGCCGCAGGCGCACGGCCAGGCAAAAGGGAATTGCCTTCAAGGGTCAGCCCAGGCTTTTTCAGGATTTCATGTCCAGACTGCCTTTCCCTTTGACCCGGGCCCAGAAGCGCGTCATGGCCGGGATCGAAAAAGATATGGGCAGGCCCTACCCCATGCACAGACTGGTGCAGGG
It includes:
- the serA gene encoding phosphoglycerate dehydrogenase, whose protein sequence is MKVLVSDNLSPKGIEILKQSGLKVVFKTGLKPEELKKEIKDCDGLVIRSATKVTPDIIGAAGKLKVIGRAGIGLDNVDIPAASKKGIIVMNTPGGNVVTTAEHTIAMLLTLSRNIPQATASMKAGKWEKKKFTGREVFNKTLGIIGIGRIGSIVADRARGLKMHVIAYDPYIRPETAEKLGVGLVSLDDLYTRSDYISIHVPLTKDTKELINRESFAKMKDGVMLINCSRGGIVDEGSLYEAIQSGKVAGAALDVFAQEPPPESYPLFTMDKFICTPHLGAATEEAQENVAVAIANQLVDFLKNGNISNAVNFPSVSSDVLASIQPYLTLVEKMGSFQMQIAKGGIQEVTIEYVGDVANMDTRPITIAMLKGLFAPILKHDVNFVNAPIIAKERGVKVTELKSTTTEDFTNLITLRVKTPQEENALSGTIFGKKELRLVRINTFRLEAVLEGHMLFIYNTDEPGVIGAIGTTMGEAGLNIARMHVGQETGPGRNVILLNTNAPVSAKVLKEMLKIPQVVSAQPLEF
- a CDS encoding alanine--glyoxylate aminotransferase family protein, whose protein sequence is MQKKYLFAPGPVSIAPSTLLAMAQPIIHHRAPQFAAILREVEEGLKYLFQTKNDVLIFASSGTGAMEGTVTNTLSKGDKALVVRGGKFGERWTEICEAYGVTAINIDVTWGEAVDPALIRSALEADRSIKAVFIQAHETSTGVKHPIKEVGEVVRAYPDTILVVDAISALGVFDIAVDDWGLDIVVAGSQKAFCLPPGLAFASVSPKAWQRVEKSNLPKYYFNFLKERKSLKKDQTAYTPAVSLIAGLREVLISIKEEGLEKLFAHHRLLAEAARKAIIAMGLELYTAVPSEAVTVVRAPQGVDGQQVVKLLREKYGITIAGGQSEAKGKIFRISHMGYTDRFELILVLSAVEIVLKELGYPMELGSGVRAAEEYLFQHRDIA